Proteins co-encoded in one Arachis hypogaea cultivar Tifrunner chromosome 11, arahy.Tifrunner.gnm2.J5K5, whole genome shotgun sequence genomic window:
- the LOC112720783 gene encoding peroxisomal acyl-coenzyme A oxidase 1 — protein sequence MEGIDHLAPERSKAQFDVDEMKIVWAGSPHAFEVSDRMSRLVASDPAFRKDNRPMLGRKELFKNTMRKAAYAWKRIIELRLTEEEASMLRSFVDEPAFTDLHWGMFIPAIKGQGTEEQQKQWLPLAQKMQIIGCYAQTELGHGSNVQGLETTATFDPKTDEFVIHSPTLTSSKWWPGGLGKIATHGAVYARLITDGRDYGVHGFIVQLRSLDDHLPLPGITIGDIGMKFGNGAYNTMDNGVLQFDHVRIPRNQMLMRVSQVTREGKYVQSSVPRQLVYGTMVYVRQTIVSDASIALSRAVCIATRYSCVRRQFGGKKGGLETQVLDYKTQQARLFPLLASAYAFRFVGEWLKWLYMDVMKRLQAGDFSTLPEAHACTAGLKSLTTSVTADGIEECRKLCGGHGYLCSSGLPELFAVYVPTCTYEGDNVVLMLQVARHLMKTIAKLGSGKRPVGTTAYMGRVELLMQYQSNVQKAEDWLKPNFVLEAFEARAARKSVDCAKNLAKFSNPEEGFLELSAELVEAAVAHCQLVVVSKFIEKLQQDIPGKGVKQQLENLCIVYALNLLRKYLGDFLSTGCINAEQASLAGEQLRSLYSQLRPNAVALVDAFNYTDHYLGSVLGRYDGNVYPKLYEEAWKDPLNDSVVPDGFQEYVRPMLKQQLRNARL from the exons atggaaggaatagaTCACTTGGCACCGGAGAGGAGCAAGGCGCAGTTCGACGTCGATGAGATGAAGATCGTCTGGGCTGGCTCTCCCCACGCCTTCGAGGTCTCCGACAGGATGTCTCGTCTCGTTGCCAGCGATCCC GCATTCAGAAAGGATAATAGACCCATGCTTGGTAGGAAGGAGTTATTTAAGAACACTATGAGGAAAGCAGCTTATGCATGGAAGAGGATTATTGAGCTTCGTCTTACTG AAGAAGAAGCTTCCATGCTTAGATCCTTTGTGGACGAGCCTGCTTTCACGGATCTTCATTGG GGAATGTTTATTCCTGCTATCAAAGGACAAGGCACTGAGGAACAGCAGAAACAGTGGTTGCCTTTGGCTCAAAAAATGCAAATAATTGGTTGCTATGCTCAAACTGAACTTGGCCATGGATCTAATGTTCAAGGGCTAGAAACAACTGCAACGTTTGATCCAAAAACAGATGAGTTTGTAATTCATAGCCCCACATTGACTTCCAGCAAA TGGTGGCCTGGTGGATTGGGTAAAATTGCAACACATGGTGCTGTCTATGCTCGTCTAATTACAGATGGTCGAGATTATGGAGTGCATG GCTTCATTGTCCAGCTCCGGAGCTTGGATGATCACCTACCACTTCCAGGCATAACTATTGGGGATATTGGAATGAAATTTGGAAATGGAGCATATAACACCATGGACAATGGGGTTCTACAGTTTGATCATGTACGAATTCCGAGGAATCAAATGTTGATGAG GGTTTCACAGGTTACAAGAGAAGGAAAATATGTACAATCCAGTGTTCCGCGACAATTAGTTTATGGTACTATGGTATATGTGAGACAAACCATTGTGTCGGATGCATCAATTGCATTGTCTAGAGCAGTTTGCATTGCTACAAGATATAGCTGTGTTCGCAGACAGTTTGGTGGAAAGAAAGGAGGCCTTGAAACACAG GTGCTTGATTACAAAACACAACAAGCTAGGCTATTCCCTTTGTTAGCTTCTGCTTATGCTTTCCGATTTGTTGGTGAATGGTTGAAATGGCTTTACATGGATGTCATGAAAAGATTACAAGCTGGTGATTTTTCAACATTGCCTGAGGCTCATGCGTGCACTGCAGGCTTGAAATCCTTGACTACTTCAGTGACTGCT GATGGGATTGAAGAATGCCGTAAATTATGTGGTGGCCATGGTTACCTTTGTAGCAGTGGTCTCCCCGAGTTATTTGCTGTCTATGTTCCTACCTGCACTTATGAAGGAGACAACGTTGTGTTGATGTTACAG GTGGCAAGGCATCTCATGAAGACTATAGCTAAATTGGGCTCTGGAAAAAGGCCTGTTGGTACAACAGCTTATATGGGACGAGTGGAACTACTGATGCAATATCAATCTAATGTTCAGAAAG CCGAGGATTGGTTGAAGCCTAATTTTGTCCTGGAAGCATTTGAAGCTAGGGCTGCTAGGAAGTCGGTTGATTGTGCTAAAAATCTTGCTAAGTTTTCCAATCCTGAGGAGG GTTTCCTAGAACTTTCGGCTGAGCTGGTTGAGGCAGCAGTTGCTCATTGCCAGTTGGTGGTTGTTTCCAA ATTTATTGAGAAGTTGCAGCAAGATATACCCGGAAAGGGAGTGAAACAGCAGTTAGAAAATCTTTGTATCGTTTATGCCCTGAATCTTCTTCGTAAGTATTTGGGTGATTTTCTTTCAACTGGCTGCATCAATGCCGAACAGGCATCACTTGCCGGTGAACAGCTAAGGTCCTTGTATTCCCAG CTACGTCCGAATGCTGTTGCGCTAGTTGATGCGTTTAACTACACCGATCACTACCTTGGTTCGGTTCTTGGCCGCTACGACGGAAATGTGTATCCAAAGCTGTACGAGGAGGCATGGAAGGATCCATTGAATGATTCAGTTGTGCCAGATGGTTTTCAGGAATATGTTCGACCCATGCTGAAGCAACAACTTCGTAATGCTAGACTGTAA